The segment TTGAACTCTTTCAGCATTTCTTGATTGGCCTGGCCATACAGGCTTAAGAGGCATTACTGATGCTTTTCATATTTCAAGTTACATGTCAGGTAGTGGGGATTACCATTATTATCAGCTTTGCAATTGCATGAAGAGGTTCTACATCTAGGATCTAGCGTCTCTACAACTGGATGGATTTCAATTACGTTGGTGTTGATATCATGATCTTGCCACTGCTATTCACATGAGTGTCAGGACCCGGCCGTTTGTAACATTTGTGTGGGTGTGGTGGTCTAGATGATTTGTTTTATTGCCTTTTCTCTTATCACCATCATTATCAGTTTCGAattcaataatgtaaatttacaaaCAGATCATGTGTAATTTGAATTTGGTTATAGTGTTCCCATCCTGGAGTATTTGTGTACTTTTATTGGTGGTTATTAGCATGTGTCTCCTCTCTCTTGTGAGCATTTTGGCAATGCTGAATGGACATGCATGTCAGTTGAAGAATCTCGAGAGTGGGTTCCTAGCTTAAACCTAGTTCATGTTAGTAGCAGACATcgtgttgggctttgtggagcctaatTTTGTTTGATCCGGTTCGACGatccgacccgacccgaataatattgcgtgatttttaatgggagatttactgaGGCTTAATCTatggagcggaggcttgggcCGATAGGCCCAAAAAAAGCACCATTTCCATCCACCACCATTGCAGAATACAGAGAATGAAGGAGTAGTTTCTACTTCTGGGTCTTGGTTTCGCTTCACAAAAGAGCAAAGGttcgtttctttttgaaactaTTTCATGGGGttattgttgtttctttttgcACTCTTATTTTTGCCAATAGACCTGTTTCATACTTccatttttttgggatttttagACTTGATTATCAGCTTCTACATTCAATGCTTTGTTTCATTTATTATGAGGAAGTAAACATGCTTGCTTTTTGCTAACCCAGTTGTTCAAACTtgataaaaatgacaaatatgAAAGCATGAGAGCTAAGAAAGCAAGAGAGAGATAACAAATCAATATTAGGGTTTCTCTTATTCTTTCATACCCTTCATCTATTGCGTTAATATTGAAGATAATGGCATGTAGGGCATTGCTGATTTATgctctttaattttattgtccACCTAAGTTAGTTCAAAGCTCTAACATTGTTAAGATACCAGTTTGGGAAAAATGTTGTCTAGGCATGATGGTAAAGAGTAATCGATATGGAGTTTATGTCATAGGTTCCAATTCTATCTTATCTATCAAAAACAATATGCAATGGGGTAGTGATATTGCCCAAGGAATGTGATTACTTACAAAGCAATCCAAAGAAGATGACTGGGGTTGGACATTTCTACCTATTTTAGCTAGGCTATTAGATGTAATATATCTTCTTTCTAATTGCTGAAGTGACCAGGAAGCCATGACCCTTCACTTCACTATCCATAAATTCAGACTGAACTTATTGAGAATTGTAATACGGAGTCAGTTATATCATTTGTATAAGTAGCAATAGTAGGtaactagaaaaataaaaatcacaaaatatttCTTTGTgtatcaaaataaatttattttgcttgTCTTCCTTCCTTTTCTGTATTCCTTGTAGCCAATTTTGCTTAGGAGGGTTGTTTTGCTTTAGTCTTTTCCTTGTTTCATTTTTCTGGTGCATTTTGAAATCTCAGCTGCTGCAATAGCGCTGATTTGAGGTgttttctctataaaaaaaaaaactgtgttgTGTGTAGGAACAAGGTAAGGACCTAGGTGCAATGAGGAACCAAAAGTTTTCATGAGTTTCAGGGAATgacatcaaagaaaaaagatcaGAGGAGAAAGCAGTTTTAGTGTCAGCAGCCGGTAAATGTCTTCCTCAGTCTTCTTCATATAGGAATTACATTGCTAATGAGCCATTTGTGGAGGAATCCGAAGAGGAACCAAGTGAAGTAGAGGAGGATTCGGAAGAGGAACCAAGTGAAGTAGAAGAGGATCTAGAAGAGGAATCCAATGAGGAAGTAGGAAATAAGTTAGAAAAAGAACCAAGCGATGACTAGGAAGAGGATCCAATTGAGGAACTAGAAGTGGAAGCAAGTGAGGTGCTGTTCAAATTGAGGAGCCTTCAGAATGTGATGCTCAGTCATTTTTTAACCGCAACAACAATTGGAGTGAAGAACTAGTTGAGGATCCACCAGAAGCATCTCTATCTGAATGCCTCTCAGGCACTGATCCTAACGGTTCATACAAGAAGAAGAGGTTACTGAATGCGTTAACTGGCGAGTCAGTTTCCTTGCAACGTTATTAGTCACAAAAGAAATATAGGCAAGAGGAATCCTTAAAACAAGAATCAGAATCTTGGTATGCCGCTTATCTCCACGGTCACTTTGGGCTTGCCATGACACTTGATGATAAAGGTTCTTCTGAACAACAAGAAGGTACAAGGAGTTCTGGAAAACGAAGACGTAGTAGATGGGACAAAGTAGAGAATGATCAGGCtaataaaggaaaggaaagaaaactaAATGGATTAGTGATGATTCGTAGCTGAAACAGATAGGTCCACTTCAGTTGCCTTATTTCCGGAAAGAGCTTCTTGCAGGATCAGAATTGGAGTCAGAGATTTAGGAGTTGAAAGCTGAACTAGTAGACATAAGCAAAAAGTTGCAGGCATCTGAGCTTCATGATGACAGGCCTATGGAGGAAAGATCTCCTTCACCTGAACCAGTGTACGATTACTTTGGTATCATAATAAATACACGCCAAGAAAGGCTCCGTCAGAAACTTCTCCAAAAACGCCAACATATCATATCTAAGTTGATTAAGAAGAATCCCACTCTTCAACAACCTTTGGAGTATAAGTCCTCGAAGCTGTTTAAGAAACCTTACATACCGGTGAAAGAATATCCTACCTACAATTTTATTGGACCTATAATTGGCCCTCTTGGGAATACACAAAAGAGAATGGAGAAGGGAATAGGGGCTAAGATCCGTTTAAGAGGTAAAGACATAACAACAGATCCACAGAAAAATGATGAAGACTTGCATGTCTATGTTGAGGCCAACAACCAAAAATCATTGGATGCAGCAGTTGGGATGATTGAGAAACTACTAAAACCAACTGATAAGGGAATGAATGAGCATAAGCGGGGCCAGTTAAAGGAACTTGCCACACTGAAGGCAAATATGTGCAAAGTTTGTCACGATCACGGGCACCAGTATTTTGCCTGCCCTTAATGGCAATCTACTTTTAAAATGGTACGTTGTGACAAATGTGGCAGCTACAACCATCCCATAGAAACTTGTGGGGCAATAGCAATGTCTCCACAGAGCAACTCTGGGCAGGGTTCTGGGTCTACCCTTGGCTCAACTACAAAAACACAAGACAAAGCTAACAAAGAAATTGATGAAACAAACCTCTATGTTTGCTTCCTACCAGAAAACGTGGATGACAACCGATTAATGGAGCTATTCTCTCCATTCGGTAAGATTACTAAAGTAAGAGTTATGAGGAATCTAACCACAAGAATTAGTAAAGGCTTTGGCTTTGTCATATTTGAAAACTAAAGTGATGCAGCTGCAGCAATGGCACATTTCAATGGGTACAGAATGGATGGACATATGTTGTCAGTAAAAATAGCTAGGATGTATGAGAAagtaaaaaatccaattgaTGTGCGTTGTGACAAATGTGGCCGGTACAACCATCCCACAGAAACTTGTCGGGTAATAGCAATGTCTCCACAGAGCAACTCTAGGCTGGGTTCTGTGTCCAGCCTTGGCTCAACTACAAAAACACATGATAGACCTAGCAAAGAAATTGATAAATCAAATCTCTATGTTTGCTATCTACCAGGAAATGTGGATGACAACCGATTAACAGAGTTGTTCTCTACATTTGGTAAGATTACTAAAGCAAGGGTTATGAGGAATCAAACCACAGGAATTAGTAAAGGTTTTGgctttttcaaatttgaaaatcaaagtgATGCAGCTGCGGCAATGACACATTTCAATGGGTACAAAATGGATGGACATATATTGTTAGTAAAAACAGCTAGGATGCATGAGAAAGTACAAAATCCAATTGATGTGCACTGTGACAAAAGTGGTAGCTACAACCATCCCACAGAAACTTGCCAAGTAATAACAATGTCTCCACAGAGCAGCTCGGGGCAGGGTTCTGTGTCCAGCCTTGGCTCAACTAAAAAAGCACAAGACAGACCTAACAAAGTAATTGATAATACAAATCTCTATGTTTGCTACCTACCAGAAAATGTGGATGACAACCGATTAATAGAGCTGTTCTCTCTATTTGGTAAGATTACTAAAGCAAGAGTTATGAAGAATTGAATTACAGGAATTAGTAAAGGCTTTGGCATtgtcaaatttgaaaatcaaattgATACAGCTGCAGCAACTGCACATTTGAATGGGTACAGAATGTATGGACATGCGTTGGCAGTAAGAATAGCTGGGGCAGCACCAGAATCCTTGTTGCCGAGCCATCTTTCACCATACCGAGGGCCTCCACCAG is part of the Quercus robur chromosome 9, dhQueRobu3.1, whole genome shotgun sequence genome and harbors:
- the LOC126700762 gene encoding polyadenylate-binding protein 2-like; this translates as MSPQSNSGQGSGSTLGSTTKTQDKANKEIDETNLYVCFLPENVDDNRLMELFSPFAAAMAHFNGYRMDGHMLSVKIARMYEKVKNPIDVRCDKCGRYNHPTETCRVIAMSPQSNSRLGSVSSLGSTTKTHDRPSKEIDKSNLYVCYLPGNVDDNRLTELFSTFGKITKARVMRNQTTGISKGFGFFKFENQSDAAAAMTHFNGYKMDGHILLVKTARMHEKVQNPIDVHCDKSGSYNHPTETCQVITMSPQSSSGQGSVSSLGSTKKAQDRPNKVIDNTNLYVCYLPENVDDNRLIELFSLFGISKGFGIVKFENQIDTAAATAHLNGYRMYGHALAVRIAGAAPESLLPSHLSPYRGPPPVFPNDTG
- the LOC126699359 gene encoding splicing factor-like protein 1, which codes for MEERSPSPEPVYDYFGIIINTRQERLRQKLLQKRQHIISKLIKKNPTLQQPLEYKSSKLFKKPYIPVKEYPTYNFIGPIIGPLGNTQKRMEKGIGAKIRLRGKDITTDPQKNDEDLHVYVEANNQKSLDAAVGMIEKLLKPTDKGMNEHKRGQLKELATLKANMCKVCHDHGHQYFACP